From Aristaeella lactis, the proteins below share one genomic window:
- a CDS encoding rolling circle replication-associated protein, producing MSWEFEDLFNNKRTGDGGFLEEPCFIPVGSMGYRRRTTVSGPRIDAEVFPVFGRQMRGALRRARTGNGTVEAQKKANAERSRIRLIQLVEANFTEQDLSIGLDYDGKTPTPERIDKDLTNFFAKVRRRRRARGLPELKYIVAIGGDEMPAAGYSGKRPHVHVIMNGGIDRDELEQLWGHGHANTHRLQPRDSGLGGIATYFTKQMQDRPPKMGVKRYRPSRNLTQPVRRARDAKMPNSRVRRIAYDFENQAKEIMEKLYPGYVLTETVVKYSDYVPGVYIRCALRKIGGGGL from the coding sequence ATGAGTTGGGAGTTTGAAGATCTGTTCAACAACAAGCGGACGGGGGACGGAGGTTTCCTGGAAGAGCCGTGCTTTATTCCTGTGGGTTCTATGGGGTACAGGAGACGGACAACCGTAAGCGGGCCGCGAATTGACGCGGAGGTTTTCCCGGTGTTCGGTCGGCAGATGCGGGGAGCGCTGCGGAGGGCCAGGACGGGAAACGGAACCGTGGAAGCTCAGAAGAAGGCGAACGCGGAGCGGAGCAGGATACGGCTGATCCAGTTGGTGGAAGCAAACTTCACAGAGCAGGATCTGTCAATCGGGCTGGACTATGACGGGAAGACACCGACACCGGAGCGGATTGATAAGGATCTGACAAACTTCTTTGCAAAGGTGAGGAGACGGCGGAGGGCGAGAGGTCTGCCGGAACTGAAGTACATAGTTGCCATAGGCGGGGACGAGATGCCTGCGGCAGGGTACAGCGGTAAGAGGCCGCACGTGCATGTGATCATGAACGGCGGGATTGACCGTGATGAGCTTGAGCAACTGTGGGGGCATGGACACGCGAACACTCACAGGCTGCAACCGAGAGACAGCGGGCTGGGCGGGATAGCAACATATTTCACAAAGCAGATGCAGGACAGGCCGCCGAAGATGGGCGTGAAAAGATACAGACCGAGCCGGAACCTGACGCAGCCGGTGAGGAGAGCAAGGGACGCGAAGATGCCGAACAGCAGAGTCAGAAGGATCGCATATGACTTTGAGAACCAGGCGAAGGAGATCATGGAGAAACTGTATCCGGGTTATGTGCTGACGGAGACGGTGGTTAAGTATTCGGACTATGTGCCGGGTGTGTATATCAGGTGTGCATTACGGAAGATAGGAGGCGGAGGTCTATGA
- a CDS encoding HNH endonuclease translates to MNRSAEVEAFYVSWKWRRCRKAYAESVGKICEECLKEGVIETGSKENPLETHHKIELTDENINDPNITLNWDNLELLCKKHHDMKRKKKEKRWKIGPDGHVTV, encoded by the coding sequence ATGAACAGATCGGCAGAGGTCGAAGCTTTCTACGTCTCATGGAAATGGCGGAGGTGCAGAAAAGCATACGCCGAATCAGTCGGGAAGATCTGTGAGGAATGTCTGAAAGAGGGAGTCATTGAGACAGGAAGCAAAGAGAATCCGCTGGAGACACATCACAAGATTGAACTGACAGACGAGAACATAAACGATCCGAATATCACATTGAACTGGGACAACCTTGAACTGTTGTGCAAGAAGCATCACGACATGAAGAGAAAGAAGAAAGAGAAACGCTGGAAGATTGGGCCGGATGGTCACGTAACCGTATAG